A window of the Streptomyces sp. Ag109_O5-10 genome harbors these coding sequences:
- a CDS encoding glycoside hydrolase domain-containing protein: MDQMVLKAQQWVNATYTGVSGYNPCTENGMTGWETIYCLTRALQHELGITTLSDNFGPTTWADLNAYGPVGRDSDNINMRTIAEAALYCKGYSGGDIDGGFNVDTGAGLTALVADMGLPGPQQPDSQIYNVEPKVFKALLTMDAYVLTSGGSSMIQTCQRWLNDAYYGKGQFFIGPCDGHFSRNVQQALVLAIQYQMGLTDSQVTGSIGPTTEGALKTTAYVSNGSQDSGDAGWVRLFQCAVAFNNYDNHWGDGGGTFTSDLAFTVTRFQQFCSLDATGAADYETWMSLLVSTGDPDRKGTAFDCMYPLNATTIQTVKDNGYSTVGRYLIGGTNKVLTNSEIALIFDNGLSLFPIYQDEGNALSDFSNPQGVAAGNDAAEAAISFGIPYGTVIYFSVDFDATDDDITSAIIPHFQGVRDGISAMGSQYAIGVYGCRNTCIRLAAEGLTTRSFVSGMSTGYSGNLGYPLPDNWAFDQIKDFTLASGTSGAVEIDNDIASGRDPGINSVTRPRDPNDAFYTYLIWLEARAGQWIDQGHTERSAPELVAQYLRARDGLYKFTGSDTVFGSLDQDFIDFVNTYPDEPFAAPLRDPDLLWDSDIDHFGASFGAVLTTGLPGDLTTANLADFGSWGGDLVSVLGQFHQSGLSDDQAYDFASQKIAGKGDDTNFSLGDFLADIDAWVLGNVTRQGSTQALSTGIKANYASPATSSARRQAFYALRFGGSTDTLASALVNAMIGGDSAAEMVGIRAAFWLENFGSASCPSPEFMSSNSVTGVGQAFRDAIIQYCS, encoded by the coding sequence ATGGACCAGATGGTTCTCAAAGCGCAGCAATGGGTCAATGCAACATACACGGGCGTAAGCGGGTATAACCCGTGCACCGAGAACGGAATGACGGGCTGGGAGACGATCTACTGCCTCACGCGGGCGCTCCAGCACGAGCTCGGCATCACCACGCTGTCCGACAACTTCGGGCCAACGACGTGGGCGGACCTGAACGCCTACGGCCCGGTCGGGCGGGACTCCGACAATATCAACATGCGGACCATCGCAGAGGCGGCCCTCTACTGCAAGGGCTACAGCGGCGGCGACATCGACGGTGGCTTCAACGTGGACACCGGCGCCGGCCTGACCGCGCTTGTGGCGGACATGGGCCTGCCGGGCCCGCAGCAGCCGGACTCCCAGATCTACAACGTGGAACCGAAGGTCTTCAAGGCGCTGCTGACCATGGACGCGTATGTGCTCACGTCCGGTGGCTCCAGCATGATCCAGACATGCCAACGGTGGCTCAACGACGCGTACTACGGGAAGGGCCAGTTCTTCATCGGGCCGTGCGACGGTCACTTCTCCCGGAATGTGCAACAGGCCCTGGTCCTGGCCATCCAGTATCAGATGGGCCTGACGGACAGCCAGGTGACGGGCTCCATCGGCCCGACCACCGAGGGGGCACTCAAAACGACCGCGTACGTGTCCAACGGCTCGCAGGACTCGGGGGACGCCGGATGGGTCCGGTTGTTCCAGTGTGCCGTCGCGTTCAACAACTACGACAACCACTGGGGGGACGGCGGCGGGACGTTCACCTCCGATCTGGCCTTCACGGTGACGCGCTTCCAGCAGTTCTGTTCGCTCGACGCCACCGGCGCCGCGGATTACGAGACCTGGATGTCACTGTTGGTCTCGACCGGAGACCCAGACCGCAAGGGCACCGCCTTCGACTGCATGTATCCGCTGAACGCGACGACGATCCAGACGGTGAAGGACAACGGGTACTCCACCGTCGGCCGCTATCTCATAGGCGGCACGAACAAGGTTCTGACCAACTCCGAGATCGCGCTCATTTTCGACAACGGCCTCTCCCTCTTCCCGATTTATCAGGACGAGGGAAACGCGCTCAGCGACTTCAGTAACCCGCAAGGTGTGGCAGCCGGGAATGACGCTGCCGAAGCAGCTATCTCCTTCGGCATCCCGTACGGCACCGTCATCTATTTCTCGGTCGATTTCGATGCGACCGATGATGACATCACCAGCGCGATCATTCCGCACTTCCAAGGAGTCCGTGACGGAATAAGCGCGATGGGCAGCCAGTACGCGATCGGGGTGTACGGATGCCGCAACACCTGCATCCGCCTCGCGGCCGAGGGGCTCACGACCCGGAGCTTCGTCAGCGGTATGTCGACCGGCTACAGCGGCAATCTTGGTTACCCCCTCCCGGACAACTGGGCCTTCGACCAGATCAAGGACTTCACGCTGGCTTCCGGCACCAGCGGCGCGGTGGAGATCGACAACGACATCGCCTCCGGCAGGGATCCGGGCATCAACAGCGTCACCCGGCCGCGTGATCCCAACGACGCCTTCTACACCTATCTGATCTGGCTGGAAGCCAGAGCCGGCCAGTGGATCGACCAAGGGCACACCGAGCGGTCCGCACCCGAACTGGTCGCCCAGTACCTCCGGGCGCGCGACGGGCTCTACAAGTTCACGGGTTCCGACACGGTCTTCGGTTCGCTCGACCAGGATTTCATCGACTTCGTGAACACCTATCCCGACGAACCGTTCGCAGCCCCGTTGCGCGACCCCGACCTGCTGTGGGACTCCGACATCGATCACTTCGGCGCGTCTTTCGGCGCCGTGCTCACCACCGGTCTCCCGGGCGACCTCACCACGGCCAACCTGGCGGACTTCGGCAGTTGGGGCGGCGATCTCGTCAGTGTGCTGGGACAGTTCCACCAGAGTGGGCTGTCCGACGACCAGGCGTACGACTTCGCCTCGCAGAAGATCGCCGGCAAGGGCGACGACACGAACTTCTCGCTCGGCGACTTCCTCGCTGACATCGACGCATGGGTCCTGGGCAACGTCACCCGGCAGGGCTCCACTCAAGCTCTGTCGACGGGTATCAAAGCGAACTACGCTTCTCCGGCCACGTCTTCCGCACGGCGCCAGGCGTTCTACGCGCTCCGGTTCGGCGGTTCGACCGACACCCTGGCCTCGGCTCTCGTGAACGCCATGATCGGCGGTGACTCCGCGGCGGAAATGGTCGGCATTCGAGCCGCCTTCTGGCTCGAGAACTTCGGATCGGCGAGTTGCCCGTCCCCTGAGTTCATGTCCAGCAACTCGGTGACCGGTGTGGGCCAGGCGTTCCGTGACGCCATCATCCAGTACTGCTCCTGA
- a CDS encoding AfsR/SARP family transcriptional regulator: MPDFGILGQPYAEPLRSSIGVNRRREWVILSALLTRPNTFISTNTLIDAMWDDGPPRTAREQVMNCLGCIRRAIASSCARDVRLDRVRDGYVFGIEAERIDHVVFSRLCAEAESAKALGRPESSRGLYERALALWRGGVYDGLDVPSFASHAAALEEQRAIAAEEYFALSIATGHSSGVIPHLLRHVEEHPLRERGVALLMSALHDEGRTHDAHTVYARLVRQLREGLAVGPGREVRQTLEVILNSTVSVPAPRADELSGAEMSTRS; the protein is encoded by the coding sequence ATGCCCGATTTCGGGATTCTCGGGCAGCCCTACGCCGAGCCCCTCCGGTCCAGTATCGGCGTGAATCGCAGGCGAGAGTGGGTCATCCTTTCCGCTCTGCTGACGCGACCGAACACGTTCATTTCCACGAATACGCTCATCGACGCGATGTGGGACGACGGCCCCCCGCGGACCGCACGTGAGCAGGTGATGAACTGTCTCGGCTGCATTCGGCGCGCGATCGCGTCCTCGTGCGCCAGAGATGTGCGTCTCGATCGGGTTCGCGACGGTTACGTGTTCGGCATTGAGGCCGAACGGATCGACCACGTCGTGTTCTCCCGGCTCTGCGCCGAGGCGGAGTCGGCGAAGGCGCTCGGCCGGCCGGAGTCGAGCCGCGGCCTGTACGAACGTGCGCTGGCGTTGTGGCGCGGTGGCGTGTACGACGGGCTCGACGTGCCGAGCTTCGCCTCGCATGCGGCGGCGCTGGAGGAGCAGCGGGCGATCGCGGCCGAGGAATACTTCGCCCTTTCGATCGCGACCGGTCACAGCAGCGGAGTGATCCCGCACCTGCTGCGGCACGTCGAGGAGCATCCGCTCCGTGAACGCGGAGTCGCCCTTCTGATGTCGGCGCTACACGACGAGGGCCGCACCCACGACGCCCACACGGTGTACGCGCGTCTCGTCCGCCAACTGAGGGAGGGGCTCGCGGTCGGCCCCGGCCGCGAGGTCCGCCAGACCCTGGAGGTCATCCTCAACAGCACAGTGTCGGTCCCCGCTCCCAGGGCTGACGAGCTCTCAGGCGCCGAGATGAGCACTCGGTCATGA
- a CDS encoding cytochrome P450, with protein sequence MSDPTANPAFLRDPYPTYAALRAQCPVQQVPAGSGGRGSYLVTGFEEAREALADSRLSKDTAGFFAGKEARRRLHPAVAHNMLATDPPDHTRLRRLVMNSFTTRAVEELRPFIARTADALLDRWPAEGPVDLVATLAVPLPVIVICELLGVPEPDRAQVRQWSGELFASGAPAVIDAASHSLADYMKGLIAEKRSRPGQALLDRLISARDGDERLSEGELLSLGVLLLVAGHETTTNFLGLAVLALLQHPSEFQRLLRHPAEIASSLDELLRYDSPVSMATFRFTTEAVVLGGVEIPADNPVLVAIGAANRDPARWAEPSDLDLDRNAAGHLSFGHGIHRCVGAPLAKAEAEIALQKLLSRFPDMQLAVPVGQLTWRKTRLVRGLAALPVCPVPGR encoded by the coding sequence ATGAGCGACCCGACTGCAAACCCGGCCTTCCTGCGTGACCCCTACCCGACCTACGCCGCACTGCGCGCTCAGTGCCCGGTGCAGCAGGTTCCGGCCGGCTCCGGCGGGCGTGGCAGCTACCTCGTCACCGGGTTCGAGGAGGCTCGGGAAGCCCTCGCGGACTCGCGGCTCTCGAAGGACACCGCGGGGTTCTTCGCGGGCAAGGAGGCGCGGCGGCGTCTCCATCCTGCCGTCGCGCACAACATGCTGGCCACCGATCCGCCGGACCACACCCGGCTGCGCAGGCTGGTGATGAATTCGTTCACCACTCGGGCAGTGGAGGAACTTCGGCCATTCATCGCCAGGACCGCCGACGCACTGCTGGACAGGTGGCCGGCCGAAGGCCCCGTCGACCTCGTCGCGACGTTGGCGGTGCCGCTCCCCGTCATCGTGATCTGCGAGCTGCTCGGTGTCCCCGAGCCGGACCGCGCACAGGTCCGGCAGTGGTCTGGCGAGCTGTTCGCCTCCGGGGCACCCGCCGTCATCGACGCAGCCTCCCACTCCTTGGCGGACTACATGAAGGGGTTGATCGCTGAGAAGCGCTCTCGGCCGGGGCAGGCCCTGCTCGACCGCCTCATCTCGGCCCGCGACGGGGACGAACGGCTCTCCGAGGGGGAGTTGCTGTCCCTGGGGGTGCTGCTGCTGGTCGCCGGCCACGAGACGACGACCAACTTCCTCGGGCTTGCGGTCTTGGCACTGCTTCAGCACCCGTCGGAATTCCAGCGGCTCCTTCGACACCCCGCCGAGATCGCTTCGTCGCTCGACGAACTACTCCGGTACGACTCGCCCGTCAGCATGGCGACGTTTCGGTTCACCACCGAGGCCGTTGTGCTCGGCGGCGTCGAGATCCCGGCGGACAACCCGGTATTGGTCGCCATCGGTGCCGCCAACCGCGACCCGGCACGCTGGGCGGAACCGTCCGACCTCGATCTCGACCGGAACGCTGCTGGTCACCTGAGCTTCGGACACGGGATCCACCGGTGCGTCGGAGCCCCCTTGGCCAAGGCCGAGGCGGAGATCGCGCTCCAGAAGCTGCTCAGCCGGTTCCCCGACATGCAGCTCGCGGTGCCGGTAGGACAGCTCACCTGGCGAAAGACCCGCCTGGTTCGGGGCCTCGCGGCGCTACCGGTCTGCCCGGTTCCTGGGAGGTAG
- a CDS encoding PfkB family carbohydrate kinase: MAGRRPVGLFVGLCTLDVVQLVDHVPGPDEKLTARDQVVAAGGPATGAAVAFGRLGGRPRLLTGLGSHPLALGVRADLDALGVRVTDLAADRVQPPAVSSVLVTEATGERAVASTNATGHRLRAPAGLAELVASCDIAEFDGHHMDLAVEVAHAARAAGRPTLLDGGSWKDGTERLLASTDVAVCSADFHPPGTASPVETLEFLRDHGVTWAAVTGGAAPIVWAGPGGGGLVGVPETRVVDTLGAGDVLHGALAHQLSGPGPLDGPAFAEALARAAAVASRACASFGTRAWLTAD, translated from the coding sequence ATGGCGGGACGGCGGCCCGTGGGCCTCTTCGTGGGGCTGTGCACCCTGGACGTCGTCCAGCTGGTGGACCATGTGCCGGGGCCGGACGAGAAACTGACGGCCCGTGACCAGGTGGTGGCGGCGGGCGGTCCGGCCACGGGCGCGGCGGTGGCCTTCGGCCGGCTGGGCGGCCGGCCCCGGCTGCTCACGGGCCTCGGCTCCCATCCGCTGGCGCTCGGCGTCCGGGCGGACCTGGACGCGCTCGGCGTGCGCGTCACGGACCTCGCGGCCGACCGCGTGCAGCCGCCCGCGGTGTCCTCGGTCCTGGTCACCGAGGCGACCGGAGAGCGCGCGGTCGCCTCGACCAACGCGACCGGGCACCGGCTGCGGGCCCCGGCCGGCCTGGCGGAGCTGGTGGCGTCGTGCGACATCGCCGAGTTCGACGGCCACCACATGGACCTGGCCGTCGAGGTCGCGCACGCCGCCCGCGCGGCCGGCCGGCCCACCCTGCTCGACGGGGGCAGCTGGAAGGACGGCACGGAGCGGCTGCTGGCCTCGACCGACGTCGCCGTGTGCTCGGCGGACTTCCACCCGCCCGGTACCGCCTCGCCCGTCGAGACCCTGGAGTTCCTCCGGGACCACGGGGTGACCTGGGCGGCGGTCACCGGCGGCGCGGCGCCGATCGTGTGGGCGGGCCCCGGCGGCGGTGGCCTGGTCGGTGTTCCGGAGACCCGCGTGGTGGACACGCTGGGCGCGGGGGACGTCCTGCACGGTGCCCTCGCCCACCAGCTGAGCGGTCCCGGCCCCCTCGACGGGCCGGCCTTCGCTGAAGCCCTGGCCCGGGCCGCGGCGGTGGCCTCCCGCGCGTGCGCCTCGTTCGGTACGCGCGCGTGGCTGACCGCGGACTGA
- a CDS encoding phosphatidylinositol-specific phospholipase C domain-containing protein has translation MRVLRRLAAVVGAGALFVMAGSAAHATTAAATDLNAAKFSETTSVGTHNAYDKGKYAYWAQALDSGASLLELDVYVDSISKRWRVSHSNPWGNDNNCEHAATPSQLYSQATSQDLGSCLDNMAAWEQLHPDHAPVVVKVEMKVGFNQTIGLGPTAFDTLVSQKLGSSVYKPADLLGSSYSTLDAAAKANAWPSRDALKGKFVFELIPGTVEQANPFDHYWTDKEYGDHLRDLYAAGNISQAQAFPAVLGAANGDPRTSRYDASIQPWFVFFDGDAATYVNNGYDTSFYATNHYILIMTDASNVSPAISSTAPTDAEVAARLALLAADHASIITSDWSTKSAAVLGGVAARG, from the coding sequence ATGCGTGTCCTGAGACGGCTGGCGGCGGTCGTAGGTGCCGGGGCCCTGTTCGTGATGGCGGGCTCGGCCGCGCACGCGACCACGGCCGCGGCCACGGACCTGAACGCGGCGAAGTTCTCCGAGACCACCTCCGTCGGCACGCACAACGCGTACGACAAGGGGAAGTACGCCTACTGGGCGCAGGCGCTGGACTCCGGGGCCTCGCTGCTGGAGCTGGACGTGTACGTCGACAGCATCAGCAAGCGGTGGCGGGTCAGCCACAGCAACCCGTGGGGCAACGACAACAACTGCGAACACGCCGCCACGCCCAGTCAGTTGTACAGCCAGGCCACCAGCCAGGACCTCGGCAGCTGCCTCGACAACATGGCGGCCTGGGAGCAACTGCACCCGGACCACGCGCCCGTCGTCGTCAAGGTCGAGATGAAGGTCGGGTTCAACCAGACCATCGGCCTCGGGCCCACCGCCTTCGACACGCTCGTCTCGCAGAAGCTCGGCAGCAGCGTGTACAAGCCGGCCGACCTGCTCGGCTCCTCGTACTCGACGCTCGACGCCGCCGCGAAGGCCAACGCCTGGCCCTCCCGTGACGCGCTCAAGGGCAAGTTCGTCTTCGAGCTGATCCCGGGCACGGTGGAGCAGGCCAACCCGTTCGACCACTACTGGACGGACAAGGAGTACGGCGACCACCTGCGAGACCTGTACGCGGCCGGGAACATCTCCCAGGCCCAGGCCTTCCCCGCCGTCCTGGGCGCCGCGAACGGCGATCCGCGGACCAGCAGGTACGACGCCTCCATCCAGCCCTGGTTCGTGTTCTTCGACGGCGACGCGGCGACGTACGTGAACAACGGCTACGACACGTCGTTCTACGCCACGAACCACTACATCCTGATCATGACGGACGCCTCCAACGTCTCACCGGCGATCTCCTCGACCGCGCCGACCGACGCCGAGGTCGCGGCCCGGCTGGCGCTGCTGGCCGCCGACCACGCCAGCATCATCACCTCCGACTGGTCGACGAAGTCGGCGGCCGTGCTCGGCGGGGTGGCGGCCCGCGGCTGA
- a CDS encoding glycoside hydrolase family 25 protein has product MLHGIDVSAYQSSSYDTDGLSFVFIKATEGRSYVNPKLAAQTKTGRDAGLVVGYYHFLWPGNLTAQAEYFVQHAPEKAGEILAVDWETTGDGTHASNAEKDSFIRKVKALRPGYRVVLYTNRNFWLNIDTTSYAGDGLWIADYVGAGHPRIRADWVFHQYTSDPHDKDVADFASKAALKAWAAKKD; this is encoded by the coding sequence ATGCTGCACGGCATCGACGTGAGCGCGTACCAGTCCTCCAGCTACGACACGGATGGCCTCTCCTTCGTGTTCATCAAGGCGACGGAGGGGCGTTCGTACGTCAACCCCAAACTCGCCGCCCAGACCAAGACCGGCCGCGACGCCGGACTGGTCGTCGGCTACTACCACTTCCTCTGGCCCGGCAACCTCACCGCCCAGGCCGAGTACTTCGTCCAGCACGCCCCCGAAAAGGCGGGCGAGATCCTCGCCGTCGACTGGGAGACCACCGGCGACGGCACCCACGCCAGCAACGCCGAGAAGGACTCCTTCATCCGCAAGGTGAAGGCACTCAGGCCCGGCTACCGGGTGGTGCTCTACACCAACCGGAATTTCTGGCTCAACATCGACACCACCTCGTACGCCGGCGACGGCCTCTGGATCGCCGACTACGTCGGCGCGGGCCACCCCCGCATCAGGGCCGACTGGGTCTTCCACCAGTACACCAGCGATCCGCACGACAAGGACGTCGCGGACTTCGCGAGCAAGGCCGCCCTCAAGGCCTGGGCCGCGAAGAAGGATTGA
- a CDS encoding NADPH-dependent F420 reductase, whose product MYANASTLERRVMKIGIIGAGNIGGNLTRRLTTLGHDVSVANSRGPETLAALAEETGATAVRAEEAARGAEVVVVTVPVKAVPNLPSGLLDGATENVAVIDTGNYYPRERDGRIAGIEDEGITESRWTERQIGHPVIKVFNGTFAQDILDRGRPAGDPERQAVPVSGDDEAAKRVVRALIDELGFDTVDNGGIDDSWRQQPGTPVYGLRADAEGVRKALAQASPERPENFRG is encoded by the coding sequence ATGTATGCGAATGCATCGACTCTCGAGAGGCGTGTCATGAAGATCGGCATCATCGGGGCGGGCAACATCGGCGGCAACCTCACCCGGCGGCTGACCACCCTCGGGCACGACGTGTCCGTGGCGAACTCGCGGGGCCCCGAGACGCTGGCCGCCCTGGCCGAGGAGACGGGGGCGACGGCGGTACGGGCCGAGGAGGCCGCGCGGGGCGCCGAGGTCGTGGTGGTCACGGTCCCGGTGAAGGCGGTCCCGAACCTGCCGTCCGGGCTCCTGGACGGCGCCACGGAGAACGTCGCCGTGATCGACACCGGCAACTACTACCCGCGGGAGCGGGACGGCCGGATCGCCGGTATCGAGGACGAGGGCATCACGGAGAGCCGCTGGACCGAGCGGCAGATCGGCCACCCCGTGATCAAGGTCTTCAACGGCACCTTCGCCCAGGACATCCTGGACCGTGGCCGCCCCGCCGGCGACCCCGAGCGCCAGGCCGTCCCGGTCTCCGGCGACGACGAGGCCGCCAAGCGGGTCGTCCGCGCCCTGATCGACGAACTCGGCTTCGACACGGTCGACAACGGCGGCATCGACGACTCCTGGCGTCAGCAGCCGGGCACCCCGGTCTACGGCCTGCGCGCCGACGCGGAGGGCGTACGCAAGGCCCTGGCGCAGGCGTCCCCCGAGCGCCCGGAGAACTTCCGCGGCTGA
- a CDS encoding zinc-dependent alcohol dehydrogenase family protein → MTNTARTVLFHETGGPDVLTVEDVPLPEPGPGQVVVRVEALGLNRAEALFRSGTYYYQPTLPASRLGYEAAGTVEAVGEGVTEPAVGDPVTTGPGIEMSARGVYAERVVLPASSVVPRPDGVDAVTGAAAWLTYTTAYGGLLETAGLRPGDHVLITGASSGVGTAAIQVARRIGAVPLATTRTADKRSRLLELGAAEVIVTGRSAAQDVAKEVRRLTGGSGAEVLFDAIGGPDFRPLAEGLAEGGRAVVYGWLDGSPAELPWNWPFTIHTYANGVLTATPEGRRRSTAFLNAGLADGGFRPVVGEVLDGLDRIRDAHRLMESDTHIGKIVVRI, encoded by the coding sequence ATGACGAACACCGCACGCACCGTGCTCTTCCACGAGACCGGCGGACCCGACGTCCTGACCGTCGAGGACGTACCGCTCCCGGAACCCGGCCCCGGCCAGGTCGTCGTCCGCGTCGAGGCCTTGGGCCTCAACCGGGCCGAAGCGCTGTTCCGGTCGGGCACCTACTACTACCAGCCGACCCTGCCCGCCTCCCGGCTCGGCTACGAGGCCGCCGGGACCGTCGAGGCCGTCGGCGAGGGCGTCACCGAACCGGCCGTCGGCGACCCGGTGACCACCGGCCCCGGCATCGAGATGAGCGCGCGGGGCGTGTACGCGGAGCGTGTGGTGCTGCCCGCGTCCTCGGTCGTCCCGCGCCCCGACGGCGTGGACGCGGTCACCGGTGCCGCGGCCTGGCTGACGTACACGACGGCGTACGGCGGACTGCTGGAGACCGCCGGGCTGCGGCCAGGGGACCACGTCCTGATCACCGGGGCGTCCAGTGGCGTCGGCACCGCGGCGATCCAGGTCGCCCGCCGGATCGGCGCGGTCCCGCTCGCCACCACCCGCACCGCGGACAAGCGCAGTCGGCTGCTGGAGCTGGGCGCGGCGGAGGTGATCGTCACCGGGCGGTCGGCGGCGCAGGACGTGGCGAAGGAGGTCAGGCGGCTCACCGGGGGCAGCGGCGCCGAGGTGCTGTTCGACGCGATCGGCGGCCCGGACTTCCGCCCGCTGGCGGAGGGACTGGCCGAGGGCGGCAGGGCGGTGGTCTACGGCTGGCTGGACGGCAGCCCCGCCGAGCTCCCCTGGAACTGGCCCTTCACGATTCACACCTACGCCAACGGGGTCCTCACCGCGACCCCTGAGGGCCGGCGCCGATCCACCGCCTTCCTCAACGCGGGCCTGGCCGACGGCGGCTTCCGCCCGGTCGTCGGTGAGGTGCTGGACGGCCTGGACCGCATCCGGGACGCGCACCGCCTGATGGAGTCCGACACGCACATCGGCAAGATCGTCGTACGGATCTGA
- a CDS encoding AraC family transcriptional regulator, whose translation MDVLSDAVAAMRTGRPHSSRRDKHAPWGMRFAASEGAGFHVVLGGSAWLLPAVGEPVALGPGDVVFLAHGHGHALASGPGVPLQDVRPGPDGRWPEPPRTAREGEPDTVLLCGAYQLDRSRAHRLLSELPEVVHLPARVGAHRSLRAAVELLGMELEERQPGADAIVTSLLDTLLLYILRAWWQRERGGEEGRGWSAALADPAVSAALRAVHRDPAHPWTVAELAARGGLSRAAFARRFTALVGEPPLAYLTWWRMTSAGRLLRDATLTLRQVAERTGYTSEFAFAKAFKREYGTAPGQYRRAAGRATTGAADRPAHGTGDHPVNGTTREAGPAG comes from the coding sequence ATGGACGTACTGAGCGACGCGGTCGCCGCGATGCGCACCGGGCGGCCGCACTCCTCCCGCCGGGACAAGCACGCGCCCTGGGGGATGCGGTTCGCCGCCTCGGAGGGCGCCGGGTTCCATGTCGTGCTGGGCGGGTCGGCGTGGCTGCTGCCGGCGGTCGGCGAGCCGGTGGCGCTGGGTCCGGGGGATGTGGTGTTCCTGGCCCACGGGCACGGCCACGCCCTGGCCAGCGGACCGGGCGTACCGCTGCAGGACGTGCGGCCGGGGCCGGACGGCCGCTGGCCCGAACCGCCGCGTACGGCGCGGGAGGGGGAGCCGGACACGGTCCTGCTGTGCGGCGCCTACCAGCTGGACCGCTCCCGCGCCCACCGGCTGCTCTCCGAGTTGCCGGAGGTGGTTCATCTGCCCGCCCGGGTGGGCGCCCACCGCTCGCTGCGGGCCGCGGTGGAACTGCTCGGGATGGAGCTGGAGGAGCGGCAGCCGGGCGCGGACGCCATCGTCACCTCGCTGCTCGACACCCTGCTGCTCTACATCCTGCGGGCCTGGTGGCAGCGGGAGCGGGGCGGTGAGGAGGGCAGGGGCTGGTCCGCCGCGCTGGCCGATCCCGCGGTCTCGGCGGCGCTGCGCGCCGTGCACCGCGACCCGGCCCACCCCTGGACGGTGGCCGAACTCGCCGCCCGGGGCGGCCTGTCCCGCGCGGCCTTCGCCCGCCGTTTCACCGCGCTCGTGGGCGAACCGCCCCTGGCCTACCTGACCTGGTGGCGGATGACCAGCGCCGGCCGGCTGCTGCGCGACGCCACCCTCACCCTGCGCCAGGTCGCCGAACGCACCGGGTACACCTCGGAGTTCGCCTTCGCCAAGGCCTTCAAGCGGGAGTACGGCACGGCACCCGGCCAGTACCGCAGAGCCGCCGGCCGCGCCACGACCGGCGCCGCCGACCGACCCGCGCACGGCACCGGGGACCACCCCGTGAACGGGACCACCCGCGAGGCCGGTCCCGCCGGCTGA
- a CDS encoding EF-hand domain-containing protein, with product MADIDEARAHFERIDADGDGFITAAEFKSALAQGGDWNVTEAVAEAIIKTRDLNGDKVLSFDEYWAYLNK from the coding sequence GTGGCGGACATCGACGAGGCACGCGCGCACTTCGAGCGGATCGACGCGGACGGTGACGGTTTCATCACCGCCGCCGAGTTCAAGTCCGCTCTCGCGCAGGGGGGCGACTGGAACGTCACCGAGGCGGTGGCCGAGGCCATCATCAAGACCCGCGACCTCAACGGCGACAAGGTCCTGTCGTTCGACGAGTACTGGGCCTACCTGAACAAGTAG